A genome region from Syntrophomonadaceae bacterium includes the following:
- a CDS encoding cyclase family protein, with translation MRLIDLSVYLEENPFAEPFPMSITPHKHEESALTMASRLGIEPSAFNDSMALTHEDFSGQFHCGTHVDAPFHFGPIVEGKPAKGIDEVPLEWFYNDGVRLDMRHIPHNGLIMADDIKEALAKINYTLKPMDIVLIWTDFDKLIYQPEYLKKQPGMSREATEYILDQGVKVIGIDAYGFDRSFGYQAEAYKRGEVKELFPGHMVGREREYVHMEKLGQLDQLPTATGFKVICFPTKGRHCTAGMTRVVAVYED, from the coding sequence GTGAGACTAATTGATTTAAGTGTCTATCTTGAAGAAAATCCGTTTGCGGAACCGTTCCCTATGAGTATTACGCCGCACAAGCATGAGGAATCTGCCCTTACGATGGCCAGTAGGCTCGGCATAGAACCAAGCGCGTTCAACGACAGCATGGCGCTGACGCATGAGGATTTCAGCGGGCAGTTCCATTGCGGCACCCATGTAGATGCCCCGTTCCACTTCGGTCCTATCGTAGAGGGAAAGCCCGCCAAGGGAATTGATGAGGTTCCCCTGGAATGGTTCTACAATGACGGCGTCAGACTGGATATGCGTCACATCCCGCATAACGGCTTGATTATGGCTGATGATATTAAGGAAGCGCTTGCAAAAATTAACTACACACTGAAGCCCATGGACATCGTTCTAATCTGGACGGATTTTGACAAGCTGATTTATCAGCCGGAGTATCTGAAAAAGCAGCCTGGCATGAGCCGTGAAGCGACCGAATACATCCTTGACCAGGGTGTTAAGGTTATCGGAATCGATGCCTATGGCTTTGACCGTTCCTTCGGCTATCAGGCAGAGGCCTATAAGAGGGGCGAAGTTAAAGAGCTATTCCCCGGCCATATGGTTGGCAGAGAACGTGAATATGTCCACATGGAAAAGCTCGGTCAGCTGGATCAGCTGCCAACCGCTACCGGCTTCAAGGTTATCTGCTTCCCTACCAAGGGAAGGCATTGCACAGCTGGCATGACCCGCGTTGTTGCTGTATACGAAGACTGA